The following proteins are co-located in the Acinetobacter sp. NCu2D-2 genome:
- the baeS gene encoding sensor histidine kinase efflux regulator BaeS, producing the protein MNIRRIPIALRLFLTVLFTTLVITTVSLGVLHLNMQRNFTKYVSDVEMQKLDHVIENLAEVYAVYQDWGNAIQAQSLQIEGQAAPDDFDRLSRWWLRRQYDIALQQRYFQEHTVANVAPALVDSDPEKRQVNEAELRLLAQNLPSQFQPFEGLKFPLSSNQSLIRTDRNKDKQQTVENTGKKQFIQMPDRLGLSARLSLYDAKRRFVVGEATEEQISYRPIMVEGKIVGYLGLKPVLDQDDALSINFFSNQKRYLFLVYGLSFLASLIAALLLATYFKKPIQRLLRGTQELTKGNYQHQVKVNRNDELGDLSKEVNALATILDQHETSRRQWVADTSHELKTPLAVLQAQIEAMQDGIRKPTPEHFASMLGQVTSLKKLTQDLAALAQADAQQLQIYKSDVNPWDVVQNELLNFQPKFDQADLTVIAEGEGTMLHLDLDRFKQIVANLLSNSIRYTEAGGKVHVHTEQNDREWSLYVDDSPFGLTDEQLERIGERFYRVDDSRTRATGGTGLGLALSCKIAQALGGQLTFAHSPLGGLRCKLTFPKQMKA; encoded by the coding sequence TTGAATATTCGCCGCATTCCAATTGCATTACGACTTTTTCTGACCGTGTTGTTTACCACTTTGGTAATTACGACAGTGAGTCTAGGTGTTTTGCATTTGAATATGCAAAGAAACTTTACCAAATATGTTTCTGATGTCGAGATGCAGAAACTCGACCATGTGATTGAAAATTTGGCCGAAGTTTATGCTGTCTATCAGGACTGGGGAAATGCAATTCAAGCGCAAAGTTTGCAGATTGAAGGGCAGGCTGCACCTGATGATTTTGACCGTTTATCACGTTGGTGGTTACGTCGTCAGTATGATATTGCCTTACAGCAGCGTTATTTCCAAGAACATACTGTGGCAAATGTCGCACCTGCACTGGTTGATTCTGATCCTGAGAAACGTCAGGTCAATGAAGCAGAGTTACGTTTACTTGCACAGAACTTGCCTTCCCAATTTCAGCCATTTGAGGGCTTAAAGTTTCCACTGAGTTCAAATCAAAGTTTGATTCGTACAGATCGTAATAAAGATAAACAGCAAACAGTGGAAAACACTGGTAAGAAACAGTTTATTCAAATGCCTGACCGTTTAGGTTTAAGTGCGCGATTATCTTTATATGATGCGAAACGCCGTTTTGTGGTTGGTGAAGCAACTGAAGAGCAAATCTCATATCGTCCAATTATGGTCGAAGGTAAGATTGTCGGTTATTTGGGATTAAAACCAGTTTTAGATCAGGATGATGCACTGAGTATTAATTTCTTTAGTAATCAGAAACGTTATTTGTTCTTGGTCTACGGACTTAGTTTCTTAGCGAGTTTGATTGCAGCCTTATTACTTGCGACATATTTCAAAAAACCGATTCAGCGTTTACTTCGTGGAACACAGGAATTAACCAAAGGAAATTATCAACATCAGGTTAAAGTAAACCGTAATGATGAGTTGGGTGATTTATCGAAAGAAGTGAATGCTTTGGCAACTATTTTGGATCAGCATGAAACTTCACGCCGTCAATGGGTTGCGGATACCTCACATGAGTTAAAGACACCTTTAGCTGTGTTGCAGGCACAAATTGAAGCGATGCAAGATGGTATTCGTAAACCTACACCAGAACACTTTGCATCTATGCTGGGGCAAGTGACGAGTTTGAAAAAGTTAACCCAAGACTTGGCAGCATTGGCACAAGCAGATGCACAGCAATTGCAGATTTATAAATCCGATGTAAACCCTTGGGACGTCGTGCAAAATGAGTTACTCAACTTCCAACCTAAGTTTGATCAAGCAGACTTAACGGTGATTGCGGAAGGTGAAGGTACCATGCTTCATCTAGATTTAGATCGCTTTAAACAAATTGTGGCGAACTTACTCAGTAACAGTATTCGCTATACTGAAGCAGGCGGTAAAGTACACGTTCATACAGAACAAAATGATCGCGAATGGTCGTTATATGTCGATGACAGTCCGTTTGGTCTGACGGATGAACAGTTAGAACGTATTGGTGAGCGATTCTACCGTGTGGATGATTCGCGAACACGTGCCACAGGCGGTACAGGACTCGGTTTGGCATTATCGTGTAAAATTGCC